Part of the Drosophila gunungcola strain Sukarami unplaced genomic scaffold, Dgunungcola_SK_2 000107F, whole genome shotgun sequence genome is shown below.
TTGGGTCTTGTTGAAGCGCCAGATGAGGAAGCCCAGTATGGTGGAGGCCTTGAAGTAGAGCTGCGACACCGGACCGGGAACCGTGCGAACGACGAGCTTGGTTCGCTGTTTCGCTAGGTACTCCACCTCTAACTCCTCCTGCTCCACTTGGGTTTCCTGCTGGGAGTCCTTGGAGTCCTTGCCGTTCTCATCCTCCACTGGTTGGGATGCTttcactgataaaaaaaatggcatattaaaaataattatctgGCTATTGAGTCCAACATTTTATAActtatattcaaatatttcgGGACTAGCGCATTAAATATACGATTCAttagcagcaaaaaaaaattaataaatagtgTGATTCAATTATTTCGCGACTAGTAAATAAAGATTCTTTTATACAAActtggtaaatttaaaaaaatatatataaaaaaaaatatatgtatatatatatataaatattttaataaatgtgaaaaatataagcgaattagcaaataaaatctattcataaaaatatatgaaaaaatattttaattgagtaTTAATATCATGGATtcacaatgttttttttttaccagtgttcTCCTGCTGATTTTGCGGTGAGGTagttgctgatgttgcagttgcagttgtcGATGGGCGTGGCAGCGAGGCAAAGCACACGTAAATTCCAGCATCCGTAGTGCTCACATTGCGCAGCACCAAAACACGACCAGACTTTTTTGGGAATTTCGGAAAGTATTTTTAGGCAATTATCCCGGGGACTTTGTGGATGTGGAATGTCATCCAGCTCACCTGGACTATTGTGCTGTTGTTGCCGTGCTCTTTCACCCACATGATGTTGCCCTGGGCTATGCAGGGTATGCTCACATTGCCGCCCTTGTCCGTTGCGTATTCGTTGTACTTGATCGTCGAGCTGAGAACCGTGAGCACtgcaaagaaataaataccaaaatatataGTAGGGATAGGAAAAATAGTtcgaataaataatttgtaatgttttcgaaacagaaaatatacaaattttaaatctggGTCACCAAACCCCATTTACAACTTATCATATCTTTGATTCTAACATTGGCATCCAAAACTTGATATACGATTTGCATAAATAGTACAAATTTAGTGTTACCCGTATATTATATATCGTGGAAGTTATAGTATTCAATAAATAGTAATGTTGTCGGGTAAGAAactatacaaatttttcattACTAATATATAGTGGCAGAAgtatttgtttaaagtttaaattatgtaagaaaataaactatattttaacGAATTGAAAAACAATCAATAGATACTCATCAAccttaaaaacataaaaatatggCATTGAGGTCACCAGATCCCATCATTAGCATATCATAACTTGGCACGGGCCACGATTGTTAATCCTAATGGTAAATAGCCACAAACTTGAGGAGGGATACTACCACTTGGTTAAATAAGCAAAGTTATGTAAAAGTGTAAGAATAGGGGTCACCAATAAACCAATTAGTCGCCCGATATGATCAAAGAGGCCCtgctttttgattaattagaAGATAGCTTGCTTATATTAAGTGTATAGGGTTCTCAGTTGTTAACCCAATGTCGCAGTGGTTGGATCGCTGTATAACCGGATATTTCCAGCTTTTTGGCCTGGTTTGCGGATGGACTGGCAGTCGTTTGGGCCGTCTTCTGACCAGCAGTTTCCTGATGCTAATACTTATTGTACTGGTCGGCCAAATAGTCTTCTACTTCAGTGAGGAACTGCCGGATGGCGATTCAGTGTCCACGTACTTTGTGAAAACCATTCGGAGCGTCAATGTGGCCTACAATATAATCCATGCCTGGATTACCTGGATGGCTTTGGTTCAGTGTCAACGGGTTCGACGTCTATTGGAGCAGCTGCCTCTGGTCAGGGCCACCCTCTTTGTGTACAGACATCTGTTCGTGGAACTCTTCCTGGTTGCTTGTGCCTTGGCCTTCGTTCACAACGAGTACAATAAAAATGGCAGGTACTTGGAGCATCTGCGTTATGCCTTCAGTTTGCAGGCCGTACGTGCTCGCTATTTGCAAATGATGCTGCTGGTGGATCGCTTGGATGGCCAGTTGGAGGAACTGCATCACAGGGTGGCTTCCGGCTGCAGGGATTACAAAACCCTGCGATCGCAGTACGCCCATCTGGCCAAAGTGTCGCGTTCGTTGTCGCACATCTTTGGCTTTTCGCTGCTCCTGCTGAATGTCATCTGCCTGGGCGACTGGATCATCATCTGCAATGTGTACTTCATGGTCGAGTATCTGCAGACACTGCCCGCCACCTGGCTCGTCTTCGTCCAGGCCATGTACGTGGTCCTGCCCACGCTCGTCAAGATCTCGACCATGTGCGCCGCCTGCCATCGATGTGTGGCCAAGGTAGGtagaaagttttcttttttttatttctaagatcattttaattattattaattatattataattgttattatattaagTTTACCACTGACTCTACACTTTATttgaaaaagttaatttataaaactgtGTTGTTAAACGgtttcaattttcaataaattgtttgaaattatttcaaacATACCCTTTGAAGTGTTCTTGAAAAAATTTAGGGATAATGAATATTTTTGCAGTCCAAGCTATTGCAGAAGCAACTAAAGGATCGGCCAGGACAGACTCCTTTGGAAAGAAGTCAAATCGAAGACTTTGCCCTGCAAATCATGCAAGATCCCATACAATTCGATGTTTGCGGCATCTATCACCTCAACCTGCAGACTCTGGCAGGGGTAAcaagaatataataatatataatatttttaaacataaattgatATTTCCCATTCTCACATTAGATGTTCTTCTTTATACTGGAGGCCCTCGTAATATTCATGCAGTTCGTGTCAGTTGTCAGGCCGTAAATCATGGGGACTGGGCGATATATCGGGGTCAGAGGTCAGCGGTGGAAACATGCAACATGATTTGCTTGCCaaaagccaagaaaaaaatggaaaaaaaggaaaaaaaactgaaaaatgcCTCAATTTAACGTTGTTGTATTTCTGCATGCAGAAAATGCTGAAAATGTTGCTGCGACACGCGAAGGTCATACACACACTGCTTACATATTTATGACGCTGCCTGTTTCcgcctcttttttttttttgctttatttcaCTCACGTTCGACAggaaacaacacaaaaaacaacaacaacaaaaaagcagCTGCAAGAACAACAATAAACGCCAAAGGCAACGTCATTccacatattttatttctggctctcaaaagtcacctaggtacgCAACTTAAGGAGGGGTTAAGAATGGCATTTCAACTAAAAATGGGGGGCTAAAAGGtgccatttttaaaaacgaatgtgtttttaaaaggTTTCCACGAAGGGACACTTAAAACCACAGATAgaagttaaagaaaaaatacatataaacaaaataatcatACGAATAATATTGATTGCAAGGAGAAGTCatcattcattttttttaaattcaaattatgttatattttcCCCTTTAAGCACTGGTAAACAAAACGTATACTATCAATTTGCTgatttaagttattaaaaataaaaaatataataatataataagtgTATTaagtgtatttaatattatgatttattatttagttgaataatgtaaaatgtaaaattcaaTAGTCAAATATTTCTTGGTACAactcaaattttttaacatcGTTGTCGTTGTGTAAAAATGCAAACACCACAAGCTTTAATTTCCCAGATTTTCTTGAGTGGCTCACTTTAAATGGATTAAACTTTAATGGCTGTAATATTTAGCAGATTTCTATCTTGCTGGAAATCTGAAAAGTTCGCCGCAACACGAACTTAATAATATTGCTTTTTCAAAGTTGCTTTTTTTGCGGGTAATCTCGGGcacaaggcaaacaaacaaacattcACTGAAAACACATTTccca
Proteins encoded:
- the LOC128265283 gene encoding uncharacterized protein LOC128265283 isoform X4, which produces MSSTSSSVLTLSSFNLLFFTQVLTVLSSTIKYNEYATDKGGNVSIPCIAQGNIMWVKEHGNNSTIVQSGRVLVLRNVSTTDAGIYVCFASLPRPSTTATATSATTSPQNQQENTVKASQPVEDENGKDSKDSQQETQVEQEELEVEYLAKQRTKLVVRTVPGPVSQLYFKASTILGFLIWRFNKTQSGGYPVRSFTAEYRNVSYKTPPANASFEHAWSRMDPINIAFNVRQMEVYRLAPNTTYEFRIWANNELGSGEVVTTNVTTLPETKEEAGREMFAFAVGCCLYVYLSPNIIYSICMYVHSLSAAAVLL
- the LOC128265286 gene encoding putative gustatory receptor 9a, giving the protein MSQWLDRCITGYFQLFGLVCGWTGSRLGRLLTSSFLMLILIVLVGQIVFYFSEELPDGDSVSTYFVKTIRSVNVAYNIIHAWITWMALVQCQRVRRLLEQLPLVRATLFVYRHLFVELFLVACALAFVHNEYNKNGRYLEHLRYAFSLQAVRARYLQMMLLVDRLDGQLEELHHRVASGCRDYKTLRSQYAHLAKVSRSLSHIFGFSLLLLNVICLGDWIIICNVYFMVEYLQTLPATWLVFVQAMYVVLPTLVKISTMCAACHRCVAKSKLLQKQLKDRPGQTPLERSQIEDFALQIMQDPIQFDVCGIYHLNLQTLAGMFFFILEALVIFMQFVSVVRP